A region of the Fundulus heteroclitus isolate FHET01 unplaced genomic scaffold, MU-UCD_Fhet_4.1 scaffold_643, whole genome shotgun sequence genome:
TGCATGAAAAAGTGaataaagaaaatggatggagctcTGATCTTGCTCGGTGGAACAGTTGATAGCAACGTGGATAGCACCTTTTACTGTCATGGTCCTCCATGAGGATCAGCTTTCCTGAACACCTGAGGGCCGCTAAGCActtgaatgttttaaaaaggaaactaaatcTGCAACTATCAAGTTTTGCTTCTAGTTGAAATTGatctattcatttttattttagttacaCTTAGCTTGTACAAAACCTGCCATCTATTGAGATACATTATTGAAAGTACTGATTTTCTTTCCCCTGGTAACATAAGAcagcatttacattttaaatgctaAAGGCCATCAATCATTGAGTGAAAGTTGCAGTTAGATAAACAAGAAGCCAGGAGGAGGCATGATGCTTAGTCACTGGAAAGAATGACTGATGACCGGTAATACCAGGACACAACAGCTGCTGTACGTGCGACAACAGAGATACTGCCAGCAGCCCATCTCAGCCCATCgacatgtacaaaaaaaacaaaaacatcccgGTGAGGTAAGGAgtcttaaattaaaacaattggtaatttcttttttttttaaatgcaggttTGTTCCAGATGGAGACCAACTTCTCTTGTTTTGGTCTGCCTGCTGAAAGACATCACAACTAATCTTCAGCTTTCAGGCCAAAGCTACCAGTTCTATATGTAAACTGTTCTTGTATTTTACATTCCCCACGGGGCACCTCAACGCCAGCAGAGgacctttggaagagaaacagatccACAGGTCCACCGCCTCATTTAAAAGTGGACATGAGGTGGTTTTACTTGCCCAGCTCACCTGGAGGGATCTTCGCTGAAAAGCTCCACCTTCGTCTCCTCTGCCAAGAGCATCAAAATCTCAGAGTTGAGCAAACTCCACGTTTTAACGTTGCTGGTGGTGGGACAGAAACTTCTGGCCCAACCAACTAGTTAACATTGCTTAGACTTGGGGACCCCCACTGTGTTttgcagagattttttttatttttttttaacctcaaaGTGCCTGGTGGCGAGAAATAATATGGGTCTCCATCCAGCCGAGTGGCCAGTGACTAAAAAGAGACGGGCCTCTAGCTCACAACTATTTATGACCCTGGGGGACTGAAAGTCATGAACTTCTCGTAAGAAACTTCTTCAAACTgataaactgcaaaaacaaaacaatctaaaaacAACCGCtgcatttttgatttttaaaatgtgagaaaaacacTGTGTGCACAGTCATCAGACAGGCTGTGACTGAACGAGCACAGTGCCTTTAAGTCAGtccaaaacatttaagaaatgCTTTAGCTACCTTCGAGAATATCAGTGTGTGCCATTAATCGGCCAACTATTAGTGTGCAGAATTATTAActaaataaatgatcaaataaaTCTTCCCTCCGGACACGGTTCAGAGAGGTGGACTTCGCCGTGGACCAGCTGTTCAGGAGGGGCAACAGGTTGCCAGTAGAGTTTAGGTCATCATTCTCTCATCTTTAAGGCCTTTAGCGACTAGCCACACAGTGAAGTACTCTGACGCAGGCAACGGACCAGTCCTGGATAAAAGTCAGTCTTGAAAGCAGCAGTTTGAAGAAAGTGTCTCCCAAAGCCAGCCCACACCAGCACCCCACCCAACCCGAGTCAAAGTGGGGTCCTGAACTAGTTAGACCAGCTACAGACCCAACCATCGGTCAATAAAACCGCTGAAACACGGGTCTTCAGACTCTCTGGCCCCTCTCTTGCTGTTTTAAGTTAAACTTGAGTGTCTTGTGGTGGTTGGGTTTCAGCCGTCCTTTCCTAGGCCCTAGGTCTCTGAggaccaggggcggttctagaccaaatttaccaggggggccaaggtggggccagtgttttttcacaggggcacagaaaaaaaaaaaaacattaaaaacaataaaaagtcaatatttaactgtgtaataatattaagtgagccacttgtggctctggaactgcagatttCAGACCCccgatctagcagttgaaaactttgccccttgctcaatacggctaaagctaaacgtgaaacatcttaagttttaaattctttttcgagtaaagctgtataggcaaaaaataatattggtcaaagtgaccaatcagttatggtttctttgccattccAAATAATCATGAGaagtttttttaacatcatgcttttagtacaggggccataacaggggccagggccatttctacaggggcatgggcccctgttggcccctgtctaaaACCGCCCCTGCTGAGGACTGAACACCCCGTACTGCTGAACAGTCCAGGTAGGCTGCAGTTCTGGGCTATGACACCCGGGGACCTTCCCCTTTGACTATTCTCAAACGTTCGCCGTTTAACGGGCATCTTGCTTCTCCTCAACGCGTTTCTTGTGACCCCCTGTGTTCACCGTGGCTAAACATTTGATGAAACTGTTCACTAGCATAACAACTGTGCACACATCAGGGTGGCGCCAGTGACGAGAAAACATATCCCCCCCAGTGAGTAAGTGGATTAAAACCATGTTTAACAGCGTCTTAGCCAGAGATTCCTTTACTCCGGTAAAAACTGCACTTCTTTGAAGGTGCGTCTGGTTTATTAGTACATTTCAAAGTAGCGTCCTCATTCTGACCCGCTCTCTCGTGCAGTCGCTCCACTCCACTCGACTCGCTGCTCATCGCTCTCCTTAAAAAGAGCCGGGCCCCCCCGAGCTCAGGTGACACGCTCTGCCCCCTAAAGGACTAAAAAAAGAATGAGCGCGGCCGTTTGCCCCGACAGACAAGATTAGGTACAAAAAACCCTGCACCCTCCAAAAAACCCTCAAGTAGTTTTGGTCTAAAAGAAATGcctagaaataaataaataaaggcggTTCACCCAAACAGATAAAAAGACTTTATTTTAGTGAATTTTCATAGAGACTGAAGGGAAGAGGGCATATTGTAACGTTCCACCCTCAGTCAAACGTGTTTCGGCCGGCCGTTGACCGTCACCCCTTTAAGCATTTTGATGCAGGCACCTAGTTATAGGAGAATACTGGATTGCAcacagaggggagggggagagggagggggggcgATGAAAACCACCACTGCCAGTATGGAAATACTGCAAGGCCACCGTGGGCTCGACTCGCACGGCTGAGGAATACGTCCATGTACAGGTCCGAGCCGGACGCTTCGCCGActcgtctgttttttttttttttactgaaaaacgAAAGCCGTGCAGAAATCTCTCTTCACATATTCCGTGTCCTCCGTCCCGCTGAAAAAAGTCTCTTCTCTTCGGATGCGTTACATGTCTTTTAGTCAAATAAATTATCACAGGAAAACACAGGATCCTGCCAACAGTCTGTCCGTGTCAGCTTGGAGAGGGAATGGAGTGGAGGAGAAGGCCGTCCAGGAAACCAGACTCATCCCaccccccctttttttgtcTGGAGGCAGAGAAGAAACAACAGAACAGGCAAACTCCCACGCAAAGCCACGAGGGTCATCATCTCACGCGGAGCCGGGACATCATCCACTCCAGACCTTGACACAACCTGGAGGCAGGAAGGACAGGAGAGAGGGACAGAGGTTAGGACAGAGTTTGGTACAGACTGCAGCTtcacttctcctcctccagaTAAACACAACAGGGTTCGGCAGACGCTGTTCTCACCCCTCCCCAGTGAGGGCGCAACACGCCTGGATGTGCCACTGGTGGTCTTTGACGGAGGTAAGCTGGAGGCTCTGGGAGATTTCAGCCACAGTCATGCAGCCTTTCACGTCTTGCTTGTTGGCAAATATCAACAGTCCTGCTTTTCGGAGGTCCtgtgcaagtgaaaaaaaaacaaaaagcacattttgtttCTGAAGAATAGCCAGCGAGCGTTTTCTAACTTCTTGTTTATGCATCTCGCTatcattttcagtttgtttccTCATACTAAACACTATTTAGTTCCTCTACCACATCCAAAATGTTTAGGGCTATTGTCTGAGAAATGTCAAAGTTTTTGACTCCATTCGTATTTACGGACAAGCATAAAggcaaaacgaaacaaaaacacatccaAATCTGTTTGAATGCAGATTTCACTTCAACGCAAATTAAAAGCTAAACCgtctttaaatctttaaatgtgCATCGTTGTGTTGTTAATTCGAACGCTGGAGCTCAAATTCGATCCCGAGTAGAAGACATAAAGCCAATGACAGAATGAATACAGCCGATATGCATCGTGCATACGCATacatatcaagttttttttccttcgctAAAGTTATACATTTAAACTAATcatcagggttcccacaccttggtgaccatcaaattcaaggacctttcaattactttccaggaccaatttcctcaaattcaaggaccacacatggcggcatttacctactgtgaccgctgaataggttatcatattttaatacaatgcaaattcaataaaagactaaacggcatagaagttgttgggtcagaagcaatgcaagaaagtggacttaatttatagcctacattgatattgatcaaattcatagcctacatttatatccagagtacatggctatgccatactatattacatataagatgtacattagcctaccgtttcatggaattttatggaaaaaaagtgcagcattgagatgttcagaattatatcaatttgtttcacttactttcatctttgattaagctagtttctgaaaagtcgctaaatatagcgacaaagtcgctgagttggcaacactgcgtgaatgtaacctattggacgcacataggcctaaaccgtagcctaccaactaacgaagaagagcgaacgtacttttgcaaattaaaaatctgcggaatcaacataattttaaaagatcgtgtggtagtaaaataatgacacacgagtcgtcatccgtgtgaactttcaaccccacaaaaaaattcaaggactttcaaaggacaaggtgtttttttggctgttttcaagaactttcaagggccttgaatttcttttttcaggttcacaaactttcaaggatttcaaggacccgtgggaaccctgaatCATAAGTGTCAAAGGTTTATTGTTTTgcccttttcattttattacataGCACTGTAGTAGCTGTGAGAGGCATCTGTATCTCAGTGGTAGGAGGTAGAAGCTTCTTCAAGCTTTCAAACTCAACTCGTGTTCCCAAAGCAAACATGTTAGGCACTTCTAAGCATAATAAGCAGccagaaattaaataattagtaTTAGCCACCCACTGATATTCTCTAAGGTAGCAAAGTGTGCGATAATCGAGTTCTGGTGAGAGACTGCTCTCCTTCCGCGACCAGATCAGCAAAGTGGTGATTCACCTCGAGTGATCCGAGTCACGTCGAAAGGAGAACTGGAACTGCTTGAAAAACGTCAATCAAGCAAGGAGGAGCGCGGCTTTAACAAAGAAACACACGTCTGAACGTTTGTTCGGCCGCAGAGGACGCGTCGTGTGACGTCGGCCAAACACACAGGGGTTAATCAGAGCACATAATGAGAGGACGGCGTGTTCTCGTGATGCTGAACGGAGCGTGACTTGTACAATCTGGTACAACTTCAGGCACAACCTAACCCCGCTGCTTTTCTAAGCTGTCATGTCTACGAGGGCATTAAACGTCTTCTGCGGAAACTTAGATAACAAACGGTTATAACACTTTGGAGATGACCTTGCGGCATAACGACGGCTAAGCGTGGCTTACTTCGTGTGCTAGCATTCTGTAGAGTTCTTCTTTGGTCACAGAGATGCGCTCTCGGTCTGTGCTGTCGACCACCACGATGACAAACTGGTGGGAGAAAATGAGGCAGAGAGGATCCGTTAGTGGCAGAAGTCGCCGTCGAAGGTTTTCCAGAACGCAGACGCTGCGCCGCACACTCACGGTCCCACTCGTTTTTATCCacaggcattcacagttatttaGAGGGAAGTGTGAGAAACACGCGCGCACACCTCCTTTCCACAAATAAAAAGAATTCACAGTTAGTTCAACTTCATCTTTCCTTCACGGCAGATTATGCAAACCAGAGGTATTCATGTTCTGTTCAGTCCTGTTCACCTACTTTATTTGTctcaaaaagattaaaaaataccATCTTACaatcatttctttatatttgtcCACAATAAGGGAAAGTGGGAGAGTCCAAATCATTGTTCCTACAAATGTACCTGAtcaaaagtccagtttttttttttattttatttttttttttttacagcagcacATAATATTTacgcttttattttcttttaaagacgGTTAATGTGCTCCTTCTGTCTGAGAGCCATTCTTTGACATTGCTCTCTTTTGTTATCTGTAACATCTATACCCATTAAATCCCGACTGTACTGACATTCTGTACCAATTATTAGATTACAATGAGTTTGGGCTTTGAGAGACATTTATTTATAGACCTTTAAATTCATGGACCTTTTTactacatgtaaaaaaaactagatACATGCATTTGCAAAAACAAGTGCATGTATCTTTCTGTAACAATGCTAACAGGACATTGATGCAATCAGCTATCAGAGAGCTCTCCTGATTTCAGTCTGAATGCTCCTTAGCGCCTTTAGCCATCATCACATGGAGGctgaaaaacagatttatttaccACCAAAGTGTAGTGCTCTGCCACACATCCCAAACAGCATCctgtttggtttttaaatgcacattttaagGGGCCTATATGGTGCAAAATCAACGCTTCTTGAGCTATTAACCATGTTTTGATGCTATTCCTTCATCCGGACCATATCATCAGTAATCCTGGTGATTTGTGCTTTCTGAGCAGCAGCCCCTCCCTGTCCTGGAAAACAAGAAGCCATGATGGGTCTACGTAGCGCGGCCATTGCTCCTGCCCAGAAAACAACACGCCCAACGAGCGGTGATGTGAGGCtcaaagctgatttttttttttgcttttagccCCAAATCAGCACAGCGACCAGGCTGCAGCGGCTCCAGGGCGACCTCACATGGAGAGAGGCGGCATCGCAGTGAAGGCAAGCATCTTCATGGTTGGAAAAATagcggcagaaaaaaaaaacctaataatTCACAACTAATGAATACTCTGTAGGGCCAAAGGCAATATTTCACCATATATATGCCTCTAGTAGACTTTGAACGGCTTAAAAAAGCAAGACCTAGAACCTTTAAATGACATTTGCTAATCTAGTTTGGCAATGTAAGTTGAGAAGCAGCTTTCCCCAAGCAACACATCAAGATTAACTTtagttttactgaaaaaaaagtgtcacTAAAACTCTAATTAAATGTAGGAATCCCCGTTTGATTTGCATATAGCACGCGGGCCGACGTTTTCAATCAGCAGCGAGCTAGCGACGGCAGAACGTGGCTCACCTCTGTGTTGGTGTAGTACGTATTCCAAGACGACCGCAGGGATTCCTGGCCTCCGATGTCCCACATCAGAAAATGGGTGTTGTTGACAACGATTTCCTCCACATTGCTCCCAATTGTGGGAGAAGTGTGCACCACCTCATTCATTGAGCTGCAGCAAAGCGAAAAACATCGACAATTACCAAACTCACACAGCAAACCGAAGAAATAAGCTTTATATTTccggaaaaaggaaaaaaaaacttgcatatTTGACAACATTGTCCAACATTAGTTTGCAGGGATACTTACAACTGGTAAAGGATTGTAGTCTTGCCTGCGTTGTCCAGGCCGACAATGATGACTTTGTGCTCTGAAAAGCAGAAAGAACAATAATAAAAGTGTGCCAACAACTTTGATAACCTGGGTTTAAAGGCTGCAGATATCTGGATGCCTCCTACACAGACTGCTGAATGTGACGTGAACGCACACTTCCCCTTTGTGGACCCGCCACACGCTCTGGTAACGGACCGACGTGCGTCACCGGGACGCTGATGCTCTGTAAGCTGATTCTTAAACCCGCGGGTCGATCCCGGCAAGCACAAACGTC
Encoded here:
- the LOC105930328 gene encoding ADP-ribosylation factor-like protein 5A encodes the protein MGILFTKLWRLFNHQEHKVIIVGLDNAGKTTILYQFSMNEVVHTSPTIGSNVEEIVVNNTHFLMWDIGGQESLRSSWNTYYTNTEFVIVVVDSTDRERISVTKEELYRMLAHEDLRKAGLLIFANKQDVKGCMTVAEISQSLQLTSVKDHQWHIQACCALTGEGLCQGLEWMMSRLRVR